DNA from Fastidiosipila sp.:
AGCTGACCGATACGGAAAAGGCAGGATCCCGGGGCGCCGTACTCCGCGCCATGAAAACGGCCTGCCTCATGCCCAGGGAATTGGCTGACAGATACGCCGAACATTGTGACTTTCTGGCAGATGAGGAAGAAGATCCGGTCCGGGCCGATGAGCTCCGGATCATGGCCGGCAACATGCGGATGGTTCCCTGGCGGGGAGCGGAAGATTTCCACCAGGCCGTCCAGTCGCTCTGGTTTACCCATATGCTGGTCATGTCCGACGAAAAATACCCGGGGCCGGGTGTGTCATTTGGCCGGCTGGACCAGTACCTTTACCCCTACTACCTGATCTCCAAAGAAGAGGGCATGACCGATGAGGAAATGAAGGACATCCTGGGCTGTTTTTGGGTGCACTGCAACACGGTCTATGATGCCCAGATCCGCGTCGGGGGCAACCAGGGAATTACGGCCGGCTTCGGCCAGCTTTTCAATCTATCCGGTTTCGGGCCGGACGGCCGGGACATGACCAATGACTTGACCTACCTGATCCTGGAGGTCATCGAGGCCATGAGCCCCATCCTGGAACCCAAGCCCAATGTCAGGCTCCACAAAAAGAGCCCCGACCGCCTGCTCGATGTCATCGTCGATATGATCTCGGGCAGCCAGGGAGCGCCTTTTCTTTTAAACTTTGATGAACGCTCAGTCGCGGGCATGCTGCTCCAGGCGGAAAAGTCCGGACAGCAGGCCCTGATCAACCGGGACAATGTCTTTGACTACGCTGCCGTCGGCTGCCTGGAAAACACCATGGCAGGCAACGACCGGTCGGGAACCGTGGACAACAACATCAACCTTCTGAAAGCCATGGAGCTGGTCTATGGCAACGGCTGTGACCTGCTGCCCTACTACGATCCCATGACCGGCAAATGGAGCAAAATCAGGCAGGAGGGCCCCCGAACCGGGACCTTGGCTGATCTTGACAGCTGGGACAAATTCTTCAATGCCTATGTTGAACAGACCCGCTTCATCGTCAAAAAAATGGTTGATACCTATGAAATGAGCGAGGCCATCCGGGCAGTATACCATCCCACCCCCTACCTGTCGCTTCTGGTCAAGGGCTGCGCTGAGCAGGGCCTGGACGTGACCCAGGGAGGGGCAGAGCTGTCCTACACCACCATGGAGGGCGTGACCTACGCCACCGCGGTGGATTCGCTCCTGGCGGTCAAATACCTGGTCTTTGACAAAAAGGAATGCAGCCTGGAGGAACTGGTCCAGGCCCTGAAAGACAACTGGAAGGGCCATGAGGTCCTCCAGGCCAAGGCCCTTCACCGGGCCCCCAAATACGGGCGTGACGACGACGAAAGTGACCGCCTGGCCTGGGAAGTCATGCGGATCTGGACGGATGAAGTCTGGCGATACAAGACCCAATCCACCGGGCGGCAGTTCCGGCCCGGCATGTTGTCCTGGAACTACTGGATCGGCTCGGGCTACATCATGAAAGCCAGTGCCAACGGACGGACCGAGAACCAGTTTCTCTCCAACGCCATTTGTCCCTCCAACGGAGCCGATCTGAACGGTCCGACCGCCAACAGCAACTCGGTCGGCACTGCCCTGGGCGGCAAGACCGATTGCGGCAACTACGTCAATGTCCTCCCCAACGGGGCCAGCCATACCATCACCTTCAATGCCTCCCTGGTCAGGACACCGGAGCACAAGGCCAAACTGAAATCCTTCCTCAAAGGCTACTGTGAAAATGGAGGGACAGCCCTCCAGATCAACATGCTGGATCCGGAAGTATTGAAAGAAGCCCAGGCTCATCCTTCCGACTACCGCCATCTTCTGGTCCGGGTCACCGGCTACAACGCCTACTTCACTTCCATCGGCAAAGAACTGCAGGACGAGATCATCGCCCGCGAAAGCCACCTGCAATATTGAGCCATGCGGATCCTGAACATCCAGCGTATGTCCACCGAGGACGGGCCCGGCCTTCGGACCACTCTTTTTGTCAAGGGCTGCCCACTGGCCTGCGCCTGGTGCCACAATCCTGAAAGCCTGTCCCGCTCTTTTCAGATTGAGTGGCTGGGCGAACGCTGCATCGGCTGCCGGACCTGCATTTCCGTCTGTCCTGAGGGCGCTCTTGAATTGGGGGAAAAAGGCCTGATCATCGACAGGGAGATCTGCAATCTCTGCCTTGCCTGCGCCGAAGCCTGTCCGGCCCGGGCCATCGAAACCCGGGGCGAGGACAGGACCGTCGACGATCTCTTTGATGAACTGATCAAGGATGTGGCCTATTTCGGCGAGGAAGGCGGCATCACTCTTTCCGGCGGAGAAATCTTGACTCAGGCGGCTGAAGCGGCAATGCTGCTGCAAAAACTTAAAGAACACGCCATTCACACCGCCATCGACACCTCGGGCCTTTGTTCCAGGGAGGCGCTGGACCGGGTCCTGCCCTGGACCGATCTGGTTCTCTACGATCTCAAACTCTTTGACGACGCGGCCCATCAGCACTGGACAGGGATTGGCAACCGGCGCATCATGGACAACTTTGACTACCTGGCAGAACAAAAAGAAATCCTGGGTTTCTCCGTCTGGGTCAGGACGCCCATTATCCCGGGCGCAACCGACAGCGATGACAACATACGCCGACTCGCCCGTTTCATCGGCGGACGGGCCGACCGCTGGGAGCTATGCGCCTTCAACAACCTTTGCACGGGAAAATACGATCGGCTGGGCAATCCCTGGGCCTTCGCCGGGGTCCCTCTGATGACGTCTGAGCGGATGAGCGAACTGGAAGCCATGGCCAGGGAGGAAGGCTGCGCAAACACCCATGCAACAGGCAATACCAGACTGGAAAAGCCTCACACAACCAAGGGGTGACAACAACTACAACCGGCAGTTGATTATATTGCAAAAACACAACCCGTGGTCTCTTGACGGGCATTTGAACGGTTCCTAGGCTTGAAGCGGGGAAAGGGAAGAGGTCAAGATGAAAAAGATCAATGTTGAGCGCGACGCCAAGGATTTCGCTTCGCCCTACAAGGTGGCTTTGATCGCCACCCACGATGAAGAAAAGGATGTTCACATCACCCTCTTGTCATCTCTGATGAACCGGGGGGATGACGAAATGGTAGTCGGCGAGTTCGTCAAAGGCTTGAGCAAGCAGTTTTTCCACGAGAGACCCCGGGCCGGCTTTCTCATCATGAATCTGGCCAGGGAGTTCTGGACCGGGACCATGGATTTTTACGACAAGAAAACGGAGGGGCCGGAATACATTACCTTCAACGAGATGACCCTCTTTCGTTTCAATACTTACTTCGGGGTCCATACGGTTCACTACGCCGAACTGCGGGAGATCTCCGAAAAGCGCAAGCTCAACATGGCCGGGATCGCAGCCAACATGGTCCGCGTCATACTGGCAAGCGCCTTGTTCAAAGGCCGGGAGGTGCCGGTATTCAATCCCTGGACCCGCCGGCATACCGCCAAGGCTGGAACCCTGCTCTTTTTGGGCTTTTCCGGCGATGACGGTTATCCCCGCCTACTTCCCGTCATCCAGGGCAAGTCCGTTTCCCGAAGCCGGATCCTGCTGACCCCCGCACCCTATAAGAAGCTGGCAGAGGGACTGAAGGACGGGGATCGGGCTTCACTTTTCGCAGCCAGTCTCGACATGGAGGCTGTGCTCCTCAAGGGTACCTACCGCAGGCTGCCGGGAGGCTTGGGCGCCGTCGACGTCGACCGGGTCTACAATTGCATGCCCCCCGTTCACCGCTACATCTACCCGGAGACGCCCTGGGAGGCTGTCACAGAATTCTAGGGACCGCCTGATGCAAGAAGATCCGCCAAGGACACTTTACCAGCTCATGTGGAGCCGCAAACGTGGCTTCATCATCTATCTTTTTGCTGCCTTCCTGCCCATCTTCCAGCAACTTATCATGGAGGCTGCCCTGGGTTTCTCTTTTACACTCCTGGAAGCCAGGACAAAAGCGGAAATCAGCGTACGTATCGCCATCCTGGTCGCGGCCATGCTGGTGCCGTCCGTCTTCCACTGGATTTCGAGGAGACTTCGGATCGGCTTCATGCGCGACATCCTCCTTGACGTCCGGAAGCGGGGCTTCCGCCATATCCTGAGCCTGCCTGTCCGCGTCTTCTCACGCAAATCCCGCGATCACTACCTGTCGCTTTTGGTCAATGACCTCAACATCTTCGAGAATGATTTCTTCGTCTCTTTCCTCAATGTCATTTTTAACGGCGGACTGACCTTGATTGCCCTTGGCATCCTCTTCTTTTTCGACTGGCGATACGGCCTGGCCAGCACCTTGGCGACCGGTCTTCTGGCACTTCTAGGCAGGGGTTTCCAAAAGAAAATCGTCTCGCTCAAGGAGAAAGAATCCGACGCCAACAAAGACTTCTCTCAACAGATGTCAAATGTCTTTCGAGGGCTGGAGATCCTGAAGCTCAACCAGGTCGAGGCACCCTTCCGGGAAAAATCCATGGGCTATGTAACAGCGCTTGAAAATATAAAAATGCGCTTCAACATCTTTGACTATTTCCAAAGCGGCACAATGGAAACACTGGGACTCATTTTCACTGTCCTGTCTTTCTTTTACATCGGAACCGGCTTGGTCTCCGCCAGGCTTTCCCTGCCGCAGGGGGTTTTCATGGTGCAAATCACCCAGCGTGCCATTTGGGGCATGGTCCAGGTTTTCCCCCATCTGAACAAGGTACGTGCCAGCCAGGCAATTTTTGACCGGATTGTCAGGGGAAGCCCCGACGAACAGGAGGCCCCGGCTCCTTTGGGAACCCTGCCCTTCACGCTGAACCAGGGGATTGAAGTCGACCAGCTTTCTTTTTCCTATGATAACCGGCCTGTTTTGCAAAGAGCTTCATTCAAGATCAACAAGGGAGAAAAAGTGCTGCTCAGGGGGATTTCCGGTTCGGGCAAAACCACCCTGCTCAATTTGCTGGCAGGTGTCTACAGCTCATACGGGGGTGAAATCCGCTACGACGGAAGGGAATTGAGGACCATCGATCCTGCTCCGCTCAACCGCAGGATTGCGGAAGTATATCAGGATGTCTTCCTCTTCGAGGATACCTTGCAAAACAACATCACCCTCTTCAGTGATTATGGGCAGGAAGCGATCGAAGCCGCTGTCGACAGGGCCGGCTTGCGGGAACTGGTCGAAAGGCTGCCGCTGGGTCTGGAGACTCCTTTGGAAGAAAATGGAAAAAATCTGTCCGGAGGCGAACGCCAGCGCGTTTCCATCGCGCGGGCCATCCTGAAGCAAGCCTCACTCCTTTTGGCCGATGAGGCTACCTCCAACCTGGATGAAAATCTGGGCCGCCATATTGAGGCGACCTTGCTTTCACTTGACGCCACAGTGATTTCCATCTCACACCGCTACTACGAGGGTGTGACAGAGGGCTACGATAAAATATTGGAAATCGATGGGGGAACCATCTCTGTTTGGCAACCCGGCGATTATTTCAAGGAGGCCGGCTGATGTTCAAAAAGACAAGCCCCGACAAACAAAGCCGCCCGCTCCTCCCCCCTGATTTGAAACGGACGCTCCGTCGGACAAGGTGGAAACTGCTTCCCGCCTCAATCCCCCTGCTCTTGTCGTCAGCACTCAATGTTTTGCTCATGCTCCTGATCCGGGAGAGTCTTGACGCCGCCCTGGCGGGCGATCCCGGTCGCGTCAGGGACGTTGTCTTGCCCATGCTTCTGGGCGTCGCCTGCTTCATTCCCGTTGAGCTCTTTTCTGCCTGGATGCGGGGGCGTTATCTGCGTTATGTCAACCAGTCCATGAAGGGCCGTTACATTGACCGGGTATTCGCCAAAAACATCAGCGAGTTCCAAAGCCAGCACCTGGCCCTTTACCTTTCCAACATCACCAACGACATGAACTCGGTGGAGCAGCGCTACTTCATCTCCCTGCACGAAATCCTGAACAGGGGTTTCGGCGCCATGGCGGGGGTCATCATCCTGCTCAATGTCCACTGGCTAGTCGCTGTTATGGCCCTGATCCCGGGCGTCATCGCCGCTTATGTGGCAATCCGGTCAGGCCGCGGTCTTGAGAAGCATGAGGGTGAACGTTCCGGTTTCCTGAAACAGTACACCATCTATATCAGGGAAGTCCTGTCTGCTTTCCGCATCATCCGAAACAACAGCCTCGAATACAAGGTTACCGAGGATTTCGACCGGAGAAGCACCCAGGTCCAACAGAAACGTTATGAACTCGACAAGGCCGAAACCCTTGTCCAGGTCAGAAACAACACGGTCTTCGGGATCATGATCGGGGGATTGCTGACCGCTGCCATGTTCTCTGTCCGGGCAGGAATCACGACAACCGGCGGGCTGATCCTGATCATCAATGGTTATTCCAGCATCATCAACACCTTCTACATGGTTTCGGAAAGACTGCCCATGATCCGGTCCGAGCGCCCGGTCTTTCTGCGCATGGAAAAGGCGCTCGAGAACAAGGAAAGAGAGGTTGAAACCGAAACCCTTCAAGGTTTCGACCATTCTCTCCAGTTTGATCAAGTCTCTTTTGCCTACGGTGAGAACCGGGTATTGCGTCAGGCCTCCTTCACCCTCAAGCGCGGAGGGAAATACCTGATGGTGGGACCTTCGGGGGGCGGCAAGTCGACAGTCCTGCGCCTGATACGCAAGTACTTCAACCCTGATGAAGGCACCATCCTGATCGACGGGCAGCCACTGCGTGCCATCAGCCGGGAATCCTATTACCAACACCTGGCCAATGTCGAGCAGCAAGTCTTCCTGTTCGATGACACCCTGAGAAATAACCTGACCCTCTTCAAGCTCTACGATGAAGAAGCGATCATCCGCGCAGTCCAGGGAGCCGGACTGACAGATTTCCTGGCTTCGCTTCCGGGCGGTCTTGATTATGTGATCACCGACAACGGGCAGAACCTGTCTGGAGGCGAAAAGGCACGGATCGCCATCGCCCGCGGCCTGATCGCCAGGGCCGACCTCCTGCTCCTGGACGAAGCCTTCGCCAGTCTGGATGAGGAGGTCGCACGAAACATTGAGCACACGCTCCTGTCTTTGGAAGGTGTCACCGTCGTCTCTGTCAGCCACATCGTTTTCCCCGATACGGCCCCTTTGTATGATGCGGTCTTTGAGGTCAAGCGTGGCCGTGTGACCCGGCGGCCGGCTTCTGGAATGGTATGATGGGCAAAAGGAGAAATCCATGGAACTACTTGATCTCAGCCAGGCCCTCGAAAAGGGCCGCGTCTCCCGCGGACCCGTCCTCATCAACAGCAAGCCCGATCTTCGTTCCGGCAGGCGGGACGATTATGTGACGGGTGAATTCTACCTGAAGGGTCAGACCTTCCCCTTCCGGATCTGGGAAAAGAATATTTACGGGATCGTTCTGGAGTACGGCCCCGGCATCTACCTGGCGGAAACGGTGGGATCCGATTTTAACGGCCCCTATCTGACCGTCCGCAGCATTGATCTCTATCCCGGAGATGACCTCACCCGAAATGATTTCATGGGCGGCCTCTCCCGGGAGGAATTGATGGAGAGCCTGGGGGATGTAAAAAGGAAACTGACCGCGGTCGGCGTGACAGAAACCTGCTGGCAGCTGGTCGATTCTGCCCTGGCCCGGCCCGGGCTTGAGGGACGGTTTTTTATTGAGGGGGCAGCCGTGCGGCACCACGACAACGTGGTTGGGGGGCTGGCCCACCACACCGCCAAAATGCTTCGTATCCTTGCCGCCCTGCTTGAAAATAATCCGGAACTTCGTAAGAGCGCTGATTTGTTGACCTTTTCCATTTTCATGCACGACATCGGGAAAATTTTCGAATACAGGGATCTTGACTTGTCGGAATTCTGGTTTGCCAACCACCGCGTCCGGGGCATTGAATTCCTGGCGGAAATCAGGGACGAAATCATCTCGCATTACGACGAGGACTTTTACCGGCAGGTCCAATCCGTCATCGCGGGGCACCACGGACAATATGGTGACCGGCCCACCACGGTTGCCGCTGCCATCGTCCATTACATCGATGTGCTGGAAAGTCAGACAACCGAGCTGTTGCGGGAGCAGCTGAACGCGCCGGGCGGCAAGGTCAGGCATCCCGACTTCGGCTTCCTGCAGGGAATTCCCCTGGACGAAAGCGAATAAAAAGCCGCCCCTCCTGTCGGGCAGGGGCGGCTTATTTGAGCGTATACCTTAACTCTTTTGCCCTTATTCTTTCCCGGTTGCCTGCTCTTCCCCGCCGACCACATCAAGTTCATCGAACACGTCACCGCACTCCGGGCAGAACTTGGGCGGCTTGGTCGGGTCTTCGGGTTCCCAGCCACACTTGTCACAACGGTAGTGCTTGACAACCGGCCGCGGTTTGCCGCAGTTCTCACAGAACTTGCCCGTATTGGTGGTGCCGCACTCGCAGACCCATTCCTCGACTTCCGGCTTGGGTGCGCCGCAGTTGGCGCAGAATTTGCTTGAATTATCGGCCTTGCCGCACTCGGGGCACTTCCAGACCGGGACTTCCGTAACACCAACCGGAACGGTCGCCTGTGCCTGGGCCTGCTGAGCTCCCTGCTGGAAGAGCTGACCTGCCTGCCCGCCACCGGCCATCTGGGCCATGCTCATACCGGCAAAGGCCATGAAAGGACCGGCGCCTTCATTTGAGGCCGCTGCTCTCATGGCATCCGCCTGGGCGCCGACAAGACCGGCCGCCGCCATGGTCGGATCGCGGAAGACCGCGCTCTTCTGGAGCTCCTTGATCATTTGCTCATCTTCTTCCGAAGCCTTGACCGACTGGAGTCCAACAGAAACGACCTTAATCCCGCGCAGGTTGCCCCACTTTTCTGACAGAACCTCGTTCAGGGCCTTGGCGATTTCCTCGGTATGACCGGGCAGCTCACTGTAGCGGATGCCCATGGCGGAAATCTTGGCGAAGGCCGGCTGGAGCGCGTTCATCAGTTCCGCGCGCAACTGTTCATCCATGCGGTCACGCTTGTAAGGCTCCTCAACGTTGCCTGACACGTTGGTATAGAAGAGGAGCGGGTCTTCGATCTTGTAGGAATACTCTCCAAAGGCCTTGATGGAAATGTCGACGTCAAGGCCGATGTTGCGGTCGACCACCCGGAAAGGAACAGCGTTGGCCGTACCGAACTTATTGTTCATCATTTCCTTCATGTTGAAATAGTAGACGCGCTGGTCTTTCCCCGTATCCCCGCCCATGGTAAAACGGTAACCAATCCGCTTGAAGGTCCCCAGGATATTCTTGCCGAGCGGTCCGTAAAATAGAGAAGGCTCCGTTGAAGTATCGTAAATATACTCGCCGGGCTCGGCGCTGAAGTCGACGACTCTGCCCTGTTCGACGATGATCATGCATTGACCGTCATTGACGGCGACGATGGATCCGTTCGAGATGATGTTCTCCTCGCCCTTGACATTGCTGCTTCGCGAAGAGGTCCGTTTCTGCCCTTTTTTAACGATCACGTCGTCGGCCAGGGCATCGCTGTAGAAAAACTCGCGCCACTGGTCGGCCAGTACTCCGCCGATCGCTCCGCCTGCTGCTTTCAGTAAGCCCATTTTTTTCTCCTTTGCATTTCTTATAATTTCGAATATCGATTGTTGAAAGTCCCGGAAAGAACGCCCTGCTGCGTCAATTGGGATCCTCGTTATCTTACCACATGCTGTCTTCTTTCTGCCGGCATCCGGCCTATGCCCGATACACCCGTCAGGACTTACCTTTCATCCTTTTCAAAATGGCCCTGGCCACATGGATGCCGCTTGCACCAGCCTGGGAAAGCCCCCGGGTGATGCCAGCCCCGTCGCCGATGGCAAAAAAGTGCGAAAGGCCCGTTTCGAACTCGCGGGTCAGCTCCAGGCGGGCGCTGTAGAACTTGACCTCGACCCCGTAAAGGAGGGTGTCGGCGTTGGCTGTGCCGGGCGCCAGTTTGTCAAGAACGTCCAGCATTTCCATGATATTGTCCAAATGACGTTTGGGAAGCGCCAAACTCAGGTCGCCGGGTGTCGCCTCCAGCGTCGGACGGACAAAACTCTTTGACATCCTGTGTTCATTGGTCCGCCGACCGTCACGCAAGTCGCCCAGCCGCTGCACCATGACCCCGCCGCCCAGCATGTTGGAAAGTGAGGCAATGTGCTTGCCATAACGGTACGGTTCCTTGAAGGGCTCGGTGAAGCGGTTGCTGACCAAAAGCGCGAAGTTGGTGTTTTCGCTTCGCAGGGCCGGATCATCATAGCTGTGTCCGTTCACGGTGATGATACCGTCGGTGTTTTCGGTCACAACGTAACCGTAGGGATTCATGCAAAAAGTCCGGACAATGTCGTTGTAGCGCCGCGTCATGTATTTCAGCTTGGCTTCATACATGGCATCCGTGATTTCTTTGAAAACCAGGGCGGGCAATTCAACACGGACGCCCAGATCAACCTGATTATTGATCATGGGCAGGTGGAGTGCCCGGCAGACATCGCTGAACCATTCGGCCCCCGACCGGCCCGGTGCTGCAATCAGGATGTCGCAGGCAACACGGCCCTTGGTTGTTTCAAGCTCATAGGAGTCGGGGGTGACCCCGTTCAAATGATCGATGGGCCTGCCATCCTTGATGGGAATTATCTCTTTCACTTCCGTTCGGCATGAGAGCTCAATGTGTGCGTTCAGCCAATCGAAGATCCGCTCCAGAATTTTGCGGTTGTGCTCGGTTCCCAGATGCTTGACCCGGGCATTCAGCAGGTGAATGTCATGGGAAAGGGCGCGGCGGCCGATGGCCTCAGCCTCCGGTGTCGCGGTCGAATAAACCTCATGGGTCGCCCCGAATTGCCTGTTGACGGCATCGACGTCATCGATAAGTTCGAGCACTTTGGCAGGCTCCAGATAATCGGTCAGCCAGCCGCCGAATTCCGTTGTGAAATTGAATTTGCCGTCCGAGAAGGCACCAGCTCCGCCAAAACCCCGCATGATGGCACAGGGTTTGCAATTAATGCACTTGCTGACCTTCTTTTCCAGGATGGGGCACTGGCGGGAAGCAATCGGGTCACCCTGCTCCAGGAGCAGGATATTCAACCGGGGCGCTTTGGTAATAAGCTCATAGGCCGCAAAGATACCCGCAAGACCGGCACCGATAATGGCAACATCTGCTTTTTTCATTTTCTCTCCCAACCTCCTTGCTTTACATGGAGGACCCGTTTATGATATCACGCTTGTGAAGCAAATCAGGACCAAGTATTTTGGCAATCAGAGGAAAGTGAAGGTCAGCCATGGATTTTGACCGGCATGAACGGACACGCTTGCTCTGGCCGCAATCGGCCATCGAAGCATTGGCCGGCAAAACTGTGCTTGTCGCAGGGCTCGGCGGGGTCGGTTCATGGACCGTCGAGGCTCTGGCGCGCGCGGGAACGGGCAGACTGATCCTGGTCGACCCTGATGTCATCTCGCCCTCCAATCTCAACCGTCAGCTCTATGCGCTCGAAAGCACGGTCGGTCAGGCAAAGTGTGACCTGGCGGCCAGGCGAGTCAGGGACATCAACAGAGCCATCGATGTCCTTTGCTTTCGGGAGCGCCTGTTCCCCGGAGCCGCCCGGGGTTTGCGGGACCGCTGCCCGGTTGTTGATTACATCGTCGATGCCATTGATTCTGTCAGCGCCAAAGTCGATCTGATCGCCTCAGCCTGCCATGGCGGCATTCCTCTGATCTCTTCCATGGGCACGGGAAACCGCCGGGATCCCTCCCGCCTCCGGCTGGCTGAACTTTCCGGCATCCAGGGTGACCCCCTGGCACGTCGCGTCCGCCAGGGTCTGAGGAAACACGGCATCGAAAAAGTCAAGGTCCTTTGTTCGGAGGAGCCGCCCGTTAAGATGGACGGGGAGCCTCGCCAGGTCGGCAGTGTTCCTACCGTGGCGCCGGTCGCGGGCTTCCTCATTGCTTCAGAAGTGATCGCCGATCTCGTGCTCCGCGAATCAGCCGGATGAGCGAGAAAATGAGGAAACATCCGGCATTGACAAGAACAATGACGGGCCCTGAAGGCAAGTCAAGGCCATAGGATAAAAAGAGTCCTGCCGCAAAACAGGCAAGCGAGGCAAGTGACGAAACAAGGGTTACTCCCTTGAAACTCCCGCAAAGGCGCATAGCCGACAGGGGAGGAAAAATAATCAGGCTGGCGATCAGGATGGCTCCCATCATCCGCATGCCAAGAACGATCGTGACCGAGGCCAGGATTGCAAGCAGGCCATTCCAGAGCCCGGCCCGGATCCCGGAAGCCCGGGCGAAGTTTTCATCGAAAGTCACAGCAAAAAGCTTGTTGTAGGAAAAAAGAAAAAGAGCAGCGACAACAAGCGAGAGAACAACCGCCATGGTCAGATCGCTTTTTGTCATGGACAAAATGCTGCCGAACATGAAGCCGTATAAATCCGTATTCATCCCCTTTGCCAGCGAAATCGCAACCACTCCCGCCGCCATGCTGGCGGACGAAAGCATGGCAATGGCGGCGTCCCCGCGGACGCGTGCGCTGCTGCTCAAGCGCAGGAGCAAGAAGGCTGCCGCCATGACAACCGGAAGCGAAACCACGAGGGGGGAAGTGGAAAAGGCCATGGCAACCGCCAGGGTGCCAAAAGCGACGTGGGACAGGCCATCACCGATCATGGCATAGCGGGTCAGAACCAGGCTGGTTCCAAGAAGCGAAGCACAGAGCGCGATAAGCGAGCCCCCGACCAGCGCCCGAAGGAGGAAGGAGAATGAGAAGAAATCTGCCATGAAAGCGGTCATGCCTGCCCTCCCCGGCGCTCTCCCTTGCGGCCCGGCAGATAAGAGGCAACCAGTTCACTGTTCATGTATTCATCCGTTGTCCCGAAAAAATGGTGGCCATATCCCAAATGCAAGACATGGGTTGAGTCGCGCGTCACACAGTGGATATCGTGGGAGACCATGACGACGGTCACCCCGCCCTGGTTGAGTTCACGGATCAGGCGGTAGAAATCGTGGGAAACCACCGGGTCAAGGCCCGCGACCGGTTCATCCAGCAGGAGCAATCCCTCGGCTGCCACCAGGGCCCGGGCAAGGAGGACCCGCTGGCGCTGTCCTCCCGACAATTCACGGAAGGAACGCTTTGTCAGGTCTTCCAAGGCCAGGCGCCGCATGACCGAACCCGTGGCTTTCCGGTCTTCCCCTGAATAAAAGGAAATCAGCCTGTGGCGGTTGAGCCGTC
Protein-coding regions in this window:
- a CDS encoding NAD(P)/FAD-dependent oxidoreductase, with product MKKADVAIIGAGLAGIFAAYELITKAPRLNILLLEQGDPIASRQCPILEKKVSKCINCKPCAIMRGFGGAGAFSDGKFNFTTEFGGWLTDYLEPAKVLELIDDVDAVNRQFGATHEVYSTATPEAEAIGRRALSHDIHLLNARVKHLGTEHNRKILERIFDWLNAHIELSCRTEVKEIIPIKDGRPIDHLNGVTPDSYELETTKGRVACDILIAAPGRSGAEWFSDVCRALHLPMINNQVDLGVRVELPALVFKEITDAMYEAKLKYMTRRYNDIVRTFCMNPYGYVVTENTDGIITVNGHSYDDPALRSENTNFALLVSNRFTEPFKEPYRYGKHIASLSNMLGGGVMVQRLGDLRDGRRTNEHRMSKSFVRPTLEATPGDLSLALPKRHLDNIMEMLDVLDKLAPGTANADTLLYGVEVKFYSARLELTREFETGLSHFFAIGDGAGITRGLSQAGASGIHVARAILKRMKGKS
- a CDS encoding tRNA threonylcarbamoyladenosine dehydratase, encoding MDFDRHERTRLLWPQSAIEALAGKTVLVAGLGGVGSWTVEALARAGTGRLILVDPDVISPSNLNRQLYALESTVGQAKCDLAARRVRDINRAIDVLCFRERLFPGAARGLRDRCPVVDYIVDAIDSVSAKVDLIASACHGGIPLISSMGTGNRRDPSRLRLAELSGIQGDPLARRVRQGLRKHGIEKVKVLCSEEPPVKMDGEPRQVGSVPTVAPVAGFLIASEVIADLVLRESAG
- a CDS encoding metal ABC transporter permease, which gives rise to MTAFMADFFSFSFLLRALVGGSLIALCASLLGTSLVLTRYAMIGDGLSHVAFGTLAVAMAFSTSPLVVSLPVVMAAAFLLLRLSSSARVRGDAAIAMLSSASMAAGVVAISLAKGMNTDLYGFMFGSILSMTKSDLTMAVVLSLVVAALFLFSYNKLFAVTFDENFARASGIRAGLWNGLLAILASVTIVLGMRMMGAILIASLIIFPPLSAMRLCGSFKGVTLVSSLASLACFAAGLFLSYGLDLPSGPVIVLVNAGCFLIFSLIRLIRGARDRRSLLKQ
- a CDS encoding metal ABC transporter ATP-binding protein yields the protein MSRLLTLDRVSFAYDRRLVVNDLSFTLDEGDYLAVIGENGSGKTTLLLGLLGLKEPSSGVIGRGDALRFHRIGYLPQQVPEQRDFPATVQEIVMSGRLNRHRLISFYSGEDRKATGSVMRRLALEDLTKRSFRELSGGQRQRVLLARALVAAEGLLLLDEPVAGLDPVVSHDFYRLIRELNQGGVTVVMVSHDIHCVTRDSTHVLHLGYGHHFFGTTDEYMNSELVASYLPGRKGERRGGQA